A region from the Cannabis sativa cultivar Pink pepper isolate KNU-18-1 chromosome 9, ASM2916894v1, whole genome shotgun sequence genome encodes:
- the LOC115718137 gene encoding uncharacterized protein LOC115718137: MDDPGDYDDDFALWGQSICGESESDPAGAYKGLKHIKNRSEGILLEVEYNQWGQCIGDTANELVSQIGLYARRNLPLAYNDWRKVPMEFKNLLWEYIKSMFKLGPEAKHSTLKTAGRRWKDWKAFLTRNLIFKYKDKVPAMLDRPPDAYASCYKPEDWKEFVAKRCSPEWAKKRKKMQDIRSQNTYNHHAGRGGVKKVEEKLEKELGHQLTIYDRADLWIRIHTNKNGELDGPAQEVADRIAEIRKQVEEGTILVEGSKDILTLALGTEEHGGRVRGMGGGVTQTQFFKTPRPKRKRVDDNDRMSEVEKRLEESEEHRRRQDELLNKILQIVQSQSGVAGTSHASGSGVGGASNEPAFAAVTSVLGATPTARASAPPTGRASTPPNARASAPPAPKASAPPAPKATIPTPPLVAPPATPCAAAPPAPSPVTSDNRLRCDMYVIDPKEKDPVLVASGYVKLEKADKEGNIIIHGVKKKFDDFKRVFIEKVVEENAILPCPIEHEGFDTVGLAVNNFVAWPKNLINIHPDDLAKMKGKKKVSRDHLAPPTQPPINPKGPNKQSVKRYIPPAKTQLLSGLSEIVKNWPAKKSKRYYIKPEVFGGEGQECWISADEVEDVCELHMIGNTVMSLWCRYNS; this comes from the exons GGGGCATATAAGGGTCTGAAGCATATAAAGAATAGGAGTGAAGGAATACTTCTCGAAGTCGAGTACAACCAATGGGGCCAGTGCATTGGGGACACTGCAAATGAACTGGTTAGCCAGATTGGCTTGTATGCAAGACGAAATCTTCCACTGGCATACAATGATTGGAGAAAAGTTCCAATGGAATTTAAAAATCTATTATGGGAGTACATCAAG TCAATGTTCAAGTTAGGCCCAGAAGCTAAGCATTCTACCTTAAAAACTGCTGGACGAAGATGGAAAGACTGGAAAGCATTCCTAACAAGGAACCTAATTTTCAAATACAAAGATAAAGTTCCAGCAATGCTCGATCGTCCTCCAGATGCTTATGCTTCATGTTACAAGCCCGAAGATTGGAAAGAATTTGTTGCCAAAAGATGTAGTCCCGAATGggcaaaaaagagaaagaaaatgcAAGATATCAGGAGTCAAAATACATACAATCACCATGCGGGCCGAGGTGGTGTTAAGAAAGTTGAAGAAAAGTTGGAGAAAGAGTTGGGCCACCAGCTTACTATATATGACAGGGCAGACTTGTGGATTAGAATACACACGAACAAAAACGGCGAGCTCGATGGCCCTGCTCAGGAGGTCGCTGACCGGATT GCTGAGATACGAAAGCAAGTTGAGGAGGGGACAATATTAGTAGAAGGCTCAAAAGACATACTCACTCTAGCCTTGGGAACAGAAGAGCATGGAGGACGTGTTAGAGGAATGGGGGGTGGTGTCACACAGACACAGTTTTTCAAAACCCCGCGTCCTAAAAGAAAGAGAGTCGATGACAATGATCGTATGAGTGAGGTGGAGAAGCGACTTGAAGAGTCAGAGGAACATCGTCGTAGACAAGacgaattattaaataaaatcctCCAAATAGTCCAAAGCCAAAGTGGTGTTGCGGGCACCTCACATGCATCTGGTTCAGGTGTTGGGGGAGCATCCAACGAACCAGCTTTTGCTGCTGTTACCTCAGTTCTAGGAGCAACACCTACTGCCAGGGCCTCTGCTCCACCAACTGGCAGGGCCTCTACTCCACCAAATGCCAGGGCCTCTGCTCCACCAGCTCCCAAGGCCTCTGCTCCACCAGCTCCCAAGGCCACTATTCCAACACCTCCACTTGTTGCCCCACCAGCCACACCTTGTGCAGCTGCTCCACCAGCACCATCTCCGGTTACTTCTGATAAT AGATTGAGGTGTGATATGTACGTGATTGATCCCAAAGAAAAAGATCCGGTCTTAGTTGCATCAGGTTATGTGAAACTTGAAAAGGCAGACAAAGAAGGCAATATTATAATACATGGAGTTAAAAAGAAGTTTGATGATTTCAAACGTGTCTTTATTGAGAAGGTGGTTGAAGAAAATGCCATTCTACCATGCCCTATAGAACATGAAGGCTTCGACACAGTTGGTTTAGCTGTAAACAATTTTGTAGCTTGGCCAAAGAACCTAATCAACATACATCCAGATGATTTAGCGAAG ATGAAAGGAAAGAAGAAAGTTTCAAGAGATCATTTGGCTCCACCGACTCAGCCACCGATAAACCCAAAGGGGCCTAATAAACAGTCTGTCAAACGGTACATTCCCCCTGCAAAGACACAATTATTGTCAGGACTTTCAGAGATTGTGAAGAATTGGCCTGCTAAGAAATCAAAGAGGTACTATATTAAACCGGAAGTGTTCGGAGGAGAAGGCCAAGAGTGTTGGATCAGCGCTGACGAGGTAGAAGATGTGTGCGAGCTCCATATGATTGGAAATACTGTTATGTCTCTTTGGTGCAGGTATAATAGTTAA